In Achromobacter spanius, the following proteins share a genomic window:
- a CDS encoding ABC transporter permease, translating to MTSSGHSRLPAGPVLTALLVFGFLLLFLAVPVGTVFYSAFVNADGSFTMGHFGAFFNQPLMQEAFFNSLYVAGWSALLASLIAVPLAYFTVRFEFRGALIIQTLGVLPLIMPPFVGAVAMQLIFGRSGSVNLLLNDWFGFTIPFMEGLNGVIFVEALHYFPFILMNLVVALRNIDGAMEEAAFNLGSRGFRLFRRVIFPLALPGYVAGASLVFVKVFDDLGTPLVLGTTNMLAPQAYLRITQVGLEDPLGYVISVIMIAFSILALWLSARVLKGRDYSTLQKGGNSIQKRKLGPMESVLAYGWIILVLLLVLSPHMGVLLLSLASVWSFAPLPDGYTLAHYSAVFSESQGMIANTLLYCGLAAGVDVIIGTAIAYLMLRTRLPARQWLDFMASAALAIPGIVLAIGFLRTFRGIELPGTGTLLTSSWIIIMIAYSVRRLPYALRSCVASLQQINVSLEEAAQSLGATRMSTIRRVVVPLMAGGMLAGFVTSFVTAAVELSATIMLVTKDSQAPMSYGIYLYMQSAAGRGPGAALGVLAVAAVAIGTYVSHLLVERAQSRQRPARTEGESA from the coding sequence ATGACTTCTTCGGGCCACTCACGCCTGCCCGCCGGCCCCGTATTGACGGCGCTGCTGGTGTTCGGCTTTCTGCTGCTCTTTCTTGCCGTGCCCGTGGGCACGGTGTTCTACAGTGCCTTCGTGAACGCCGACGGCAGCTTCACGATGGGCCACTTCGGCGCGTTCTTCAACCAGCCTTTGATGCAGGAAGCGTTCTTCAACAGCCTGTACGTGGCGGGCTGGTCTGCGCTGCTGGCGTCCCTGATCGCCGTGCCACTGGCGTACTTCACGGTGCGCTTCGAGTTCCGGGGCGCGCTGATCATCCAGACGCTGGGCGTACTGCCGCTGATCATGCCGCCGTTTGTGGGCGCGGTGGCGATGCAGCTGATCTTCGGACGATCGGGCAGCGTCAACCTGCTGCTGAACGATTGGTTCGGCTTCACGATTCCGTTCATGGAAGGCTTGAACGGGGTCATCTTCGTTGAAGCCCTGCACTACTTCCCGTTCATCCTGATGAACCTGGTGGTGGCGCTGCGCAACATCGACGGCGCCATGGAAGAAGCCGCGTTCAACCTGGGCTCGCGCGGGTTCCGCCTGTTCCGCCGTGTGATATTTCCGTTGGCCCTGCCCGGCTACGTGGCGGGCGCGTCACTGGTGTTCGTGAAGGTGTTTGACGACCTGGGTACGCCGCTGGTGCTGGGCACCACCAACATGCTGGCGCCGCAAGCGTACCTGCGCATTACGCAGGTGGGCCTGGAAGACCCGCTGGGCTATGTGATCAGCGTCATCATGATCGCGTTTTCGATTTTGGCGTTGTGGCTGTCGGCGCGCGTGCTTAAGGGGCGTGATTACTCCACGCTGCAAAAGGGCGGCAATTCGATCCAGAAGCGCAAGCTGGGGCCGATGGAAAGCGTGCTGGCCTACGGCTGGATCATCCTGGTGCTGCTGCTCGTGCTGTCGCCGCACATGGGTGTGCTGCTGCTGTCGCTGGCCAGCGTCTGGAGCTTTGCGCCGCTGCCCGACGGCTACACGTTGGCGCATTATTCGGCGGTGTTTTCCGAGTCGCAGGGCATGATCGCCAACACGCTGCTTTATTGCGGGCTGGCGGCGGGCGTGGATGTGATTATTGGCACCGCCATCGCCTACCTGATGCTGCGCACCCGGCTGCCGGCGCGCCAGTGGCTGGACTTCATGGCCTCCGCTGCCTTGGCAATCCCCGGCATCGTGCTGGCCATCGGCTTCCTGCGCACGTTCCGCGGGATCGAGCTTCCCGGAACCGGCACGCTGCTGACCTCGTCGTGGATCATCATCATGATTGCGTATTCGGTCAGGCGCCTGCCGTACGCGCTGCGCTCTTGCGTGGCGTCCTTGCAGCAGATCAATGTGTCGCTGGAGGAAGCCGCGCAATCGCTGGGCGCCACGCGCATGAGCACGATCCGCCGCGTGGTGGTGCCGTTGATGGCGGGCGGCATGCTGGCGGGCTTCGTGACCAGCTTCGTGACGGCGGCAGTTGAGCTGTCGGCCACCATCATGCTGGTCACCAAGGACAGCCAGGCGCCCATGAGCTACGGCATTTATCTGTATATGCAAAGCGCGGCGGGACGGGGGCCGGGGGCCGCGCTGGGCGTGCTGGCGGTGGCCGCGGTGGCTATCGGCACGTATGTATCGCACCTGCTGGTGGAGCGCGCGCAGTCGCGCCAGCGTCCGGCGCGCACTGAGGGGGAATCCGCATGA
- a CDS encoding ABC transporter substrate-binding protein, which translates to MHAMRTALAGALLAVCSAPALAGTVTVITSFPKDLTQAYKTAFEKANPGITLEILNKNTVSGIAYVRETPAGQRPEVFWASAPDAFEVLGRDKLLAKSSDVANKDVPDKIGNYPINDPSGMYLGQALAGYGIVYNTRYLAAHKLAAPVEWKDLLSPKWFGHVGITSPSRSGTMHLTVETILQGEGWDDGWNTLLRMSGNSSAITERSFGVPDGVNNGQFGAGPVIDFFGLSSKYSKFPVEFVYPSETAIVPANIALIDGAKNTEEGKKFIAFTLSQAGQELLLQPKISRLPVLPYSALAGKIPPGYPDPAEIAKRSKVQFNADLSQSRYYVVQSLYDQTITFRLKELQAATKAIYDAEAKLGDKANSGRAAELLGQARKLAWAPLIDGKKAADPAFLAVFAGNKKDASVNQQITQLEGEWNGRARANYEEAVKLAREAASL; encoded by the coding sequence ATGCATGCAATGCGCACAGCCCTTGCAGGAGCCCTGCTGGCCGTTTGCTCGGCCCCTGCCCTGGCCGGCACCGTCACGGTGATCACGTCGTTCCCGAAAGACCTGACCCAGGCCTACAAGACCGCGTTCGAAAAGGCCAACCCCGGCATCACGCTGGAAATCCTGAACAAGAACACCGTGTCGGGCATTGCCTATGTGCGCGAGACCCCAGCGGGCCAACGCCCCGAGGTGTTCTGGGCCAGCGCGCCCGACGCCTTCGAAGTGCTGGGCCGCGACAAGCTGCTGGCCAAGTCTTCCGACGTGGCCAACAAGGATGTGCCGGACAAGATCGGCAACTACCCCATCAACGACCCGTCCGGCATGTACCTGGGCCAGGCCTTGGCGGGCTACGGCATCGTCTACAACACGCGCTACCTTGCCGCGCACAAACTTGCCGCGCCGGTGGAATGGAAGGACCTGCTGTCGCCCAAATGGTTTGGGCATGTCGGCATCACCTCGCCGTCGCGGTCGGGCACGATGCACCTGACGGTCGAAACCATATTGCAAGGCGAAGGCTGGGATGATGGCTGGAACACGTTGCTGCGCATGTCGGGCAACAGCAGCGCCATTACGGAACGGTCCTTCGGCGTGCCCGACGGCGTGAACAACGGCCAGTTCGGCGCCGGCCCGGTCATCGACTTCTTTGGCCTGTCCAGCAAGTATTCCAAGTTCCCGGTGGAATTCGTCTACCCCTCCGAGACGGCCATCGTGCCGGCCAACATTGCGCTGATCGACGGCGCGAAAAACACCGAGGAAGGCAAAAAGTTCATTGCCTTCACGCTTAGCCAGGCGGGCCAGGAACTGCTGCTGCAACCCAAGATCTCGCGCCTGCCCGTGCTGCCGTACTCGGCCTTGGCCGGCAAGATTCCGCCCGGCTACCCTGACCCCGCCGAGATCGCCAAGCGCAGCAAGGTGCAGTTCAACGCCGACCTGTCGCAAAGCCGCTACTACGTCGTGCAATCGCTGTACGACCAGACCATCACGTTCCGCCTGAAGGAATTGCAGGCCGCCACCAAGGCGATCTACGACGCCGAGGCCAAGCTGGGCGACAAGGCCAATAGCGGGCGCGCCGCCGAGCTGCTGGGGCAGGCGCGCAAACTGGCCTGGGCGCCGCTTATCGATGGCAAGAAAGCCGCCGACCCGGCGTTCCTGGCGGTCTTCGCGGGCAACAAGAAAGACGCCTCGGTGAACCAGCAGATCACCCAGTTGGAAGGCGAGTGGAACGGCCGCGCTCGGGCGAACTACGAAGAAGCCGTGAAGCTGGCCAGAGAGGCTGCGTCACTCTAA
- a CDS encoding FlxA-like family protein, with protein sequence MAINSIGGTSRIGSLAELWAQKIQANKEAKESAGAEATTVTPDGKIRVNNAGAMGIGGAKATEETDNDDEFTRQIKMLQKQLKRIMDQIAKVQASGMSDEMKAQQLQSLNAQAMQIQGQIQQVLTQQAKAAKANGVSATA encoded by the coding sequence ATGGCTATCAATTCCATCGGCGGCACATCCCGGATCGGCAGCTTGGCCGAGCTGTGGGCCCAGAAGATTCAGGCCAACAAAGAAGCGAAGGAATCCGCCGGCGCGGAGGCGACGACCGTTACGCCCGACGGCAAGATCCGCGTCAACAACGCCGGGGCGATGGGCATTGGCGGCGCCAAGGCCACTGAAGAGACCGACAACGACGACGAGTTCACCCGCCAGATCAAAATGCTGCAAAAGCAGCTCAAGCGCATCATGGACCAGATCGCCAAGGTGCAGGCCAGCGGCATGTCGGACGAGATGAAGGCGCAGCAGTTGCAGTCGCTGAACGCCCAGGCCATGCAGATTCAAGGCCAGATCCAGCAGGTGCTGACCCAGCAGGCCAAGGCGGCCAAGGCCAACGGCGTGTCCGCCACGGCATAA
- a CDS encoding solute carrier family 23 protein — protein sequence MSNSYFPRWRLADDAEPGVIIAPDERLSWPKNVAMGAQHVVAMFGSTVLAPLLMGFDPNVAILMSGIGTLIFFLFVGGRVPSYLGSSFAFIGGVIAVTGYAGGGANANIGVALGAIIACGLAYTLIGVIVWIANARSGSGANWIDALMPPVVTGAVVAVIGLNLAPIAAKGAMGASGFDTFMALVTIVCVGGIAVYTKGMVQRLLILVGLILACVVYAVLANGMGLGKPIDFSGVATAAWIGLPHFAAPVFKAEAMGLIVPVAIILVAENLGHVKAVSAMTGRDLDRYLGRAFVGDGVATMVSGAVGGTGVTTYAENIGVMAVTRIYSTLVFVVAALIAIVLGFSPKFGALIQTIPGPVLGGMSVVVFGLIAIAGARIWVVNQVDFSDNRNLIVAAVTLVMGAGDFTIKIGDFMLGGIGTATFGAIILYALLRRRKPVSA from the coding sequence ATGTCGAATTCGTACTTTCCGCGTTGGCGCCTGGCGGACGATGCCGAACCCGGCGTCATCATCGCGCCTGATGAAAGGCTGTCCTGGCCCAAGAATGTGGCGATGGGCGCGCAGCACGTGGTGGCCATGTTCGGCTCGACGGTGCTGGCGCCGCTGCTGATGGGCTTCGACCCCAACGTGGCGATCCTCATGTCCGGCATCGGCACGCTGATCTTCTTCCTGTTCGTCGGCGGCCGGGTGCCCAGCTACCTGGGGTCCAGCTTCGCCTTCATTGGCGGCGTGATCGCGGTGACGGGGTATGCGGGGGGCGGGGCAAACGCCAATATCGGCGTGGCGCTGGGCGCCATCATCGCCTGCGGCCTGGCCTATACCTTGATCGGCGTGATCGTCTGGATTGCCAACGCCCGATCGGGTAGCGGCGCCAACTGGATCGATGCGCTGATGCCGCCCGTCGTCACGGGCGCCGTGGTGGCGGTGATCGGCCTGAACCTGGCGCCCATCGCGGCCAAGGGCGCCATGGGCGCGTCGGGCTTCGACACCTTCATGGCGCTGGTCACCATCGTCTGCGTCGGCGGCATCGCCGTCTACACGAAAGGCATGGTCCAACGCTTGCTGATCCTGGTCGGCCTGATCCTCGCCTGCGTGGTCTACGCGGTGCTGGCCAATGGCATGGGCCTGGGCAAGCCCATCGATTTTTCGGGCGTGGCCACCGCCGCCTGGATCGGCCTGCCGCATTTCGCGGCACCGGTCTTCAAGGCCGAAGCCATGGGCTTGATCGTGCCGGTCGCCATCATCCTGGTGGCGGAAAACCTGGGCCACGTGAAGGCGGTCAGCGCCATGACGGGCCGCGACCTGGACCGCTACCTGGGTCGCGCCTTCGTCGGCGACGGCGTGGCGACCATGGTGTCGGGCGCGGTCGGCGGCACGGGCGTCACCACCTACGCCGAGAACATCGGCGTGATGGCGGTGACACGCATCTATTCCACGCTGGTCTTCGTGGTGGCTGCGCTGATCGCCATCGTGCTGGGCTTTTCTCCCAAGTTCGGCGCGCTGATCCAGACGATTCCCGGCCCGGTTCTGGGCGGCATGTCGGTCGTGGTGTTTGGCTTGATCGCGATTGCGGGTGCGCGCATCTGGGTGGTGAACCAGGTCGACTTCAGCGATAACCGCAACCTGATCGTGGCCGCGGTCACGTTGGTGATGGGGGCGGGCGACTTCACCATCAAGATCGGTGACTTCATGCTGGGCGGCATCGGCACCGCTACATTCGGGGCCATCATCTTGTACGCCTTGTTGCGTCGCAGGAAGCCTGTTTCGGCATGA
- the greA gene encoding transcription elongation factor GreA: protein MSAIPLTVRGAERLQEELQRLKTVERPAVINAIAEARAQGDLSENAEYDAARERQGFIEGRIAELEGTLSNAHLIDPTSLDAEGRAVFGATVDIEDLDSGDRVTYQIVGDVEADIKANLISVSSPVARALIGKSEGDVVEVKAPAGVREYEVLGVRYI from the coding sequence ATGTCTGCCATTCCTTTGACCGTGCGCGGGGCCGAGCGCTTGCAAGAAGAGCTCCAGCGGCTGAAAACCGTGGAACGCCCTGCCGTTATCAATGCCATCGCCGAAGCGCGAGCGCAGGGTGATCTGTCGGAAAACGCCGAATATGACGCTGCTCGCGAGCGCCAAGGCTTTATCGAAGGCCGGATTGCCGAACTTGAAGGCACGCTTTCCAATGCCCACCTGATCGACCCCACTTCCTTGGACGCCGAAGGCCGTGCCGTGTTTGGCGCAACCGTCGACATCGAAGACCTGGATTCCGGTGACCGCGTCACGTACCAGATCGTGGGCGACGTCGAGGCCGACATCAAGGCCAACCTGATTTCCGTGTCCAGCCCGGTGGCGCGCGCGCTGATCGGCAAGAGCGAAGGCGATGTGGTCGAGGTCAAGGCCCCGGCCGGCGTTCGCGAATACGAAGTTCTGGGCGTGCGTTACATCTAA